The genomic region AAACTCATATTGCGCGCACGGCTCACACACAAACCATCAACTACGCTACACCAAACTGAACCCAGCAATTCGACGCAACACTAGGACGATACTCAAACCCAACAGCCACATATCCAAGCTTGTTTTATTGGGACTCTCACCACCAGAGGCACTATTATTCTCGCATCCTCCTCGTCTGAGCAGAAAGAAGCAGCCACGCGCCCAATGCTGTCTACCCCGTGATCTGGACGGGCTTGACGTCGGGCTTCTTGGCCTCCGCCTTGGGCACGGTGACGGTGAGCACGCCGTTCTCCATGGCCGCCTTGATCTCCTCGGACTTCACGTTGTCCGGGAGCCTGAACCGGCGCAGGAACTTGCCGCTGCTGCGCTCCACGCGGTGCCAGGTGCCGGTCTTCTGCTCCTGCTCCTTGTTCCGCTCGCCGCTGATCTGCAGCACGttgccgtcgtccacctcaacCTTCACCTCCTCCTTCTTCAGCC from Triticum aestivum cultivar Chinese Spring chromosome 4A, IWGSC CS RefSeq v2.1, whole genome shotgun sequence harbors:
- the LOC123081821 gene encoding 17.9 kDa class I heat shock protein is translated as MSLIRRGDVFDPFSLDLWDPFDGFPFGSGSGSIFPRTTSSDTAAFAGARIDWKEMPEAHVFKADVPGLKKEEVKVEVDDGNVLQISGERNKEQEQKTGTWHRVERSSGKFLRRFRLPDNVKSEEIKAAMENGVLTVTVPKAEAKKPDVKPVQITG